A region from the Brettanomyces bruxellensis chromosome 4, complete sequence genome encodes:
- the SLT2 gene encoding Mitogen-activated protein kinase slt2/MPK1: MNGSLDQYHVFRVFQQNFIVDKRFQLIKGLGQGAYGIVCSAKYLDGDEGEDKVAIKKITNIFSKKILCKRALREIKLLRHFRGHKNITCLYDLDIVPDANGNFNEVYLYEELMECDMHQIIRSGQPLTDAHFQSFIYQTLCGLKYIHSADVLHRDLKPGNLLVNADCELKICDFGLARGYSSDPTKNNGFMTEYVATRWYRAPEIILSFQGYTKAIDMWSAGCILAELLGRRTIFKGKDYVDQLNQILRVLGTPDEKTIENIKSPRARAYIRSLPYMPRIPFETLYPDASPLALDLLSKLLTLDPKTRITAEQALEHPYLEVWHDPNDEPVCPRKFDFSFESVDDIHDMKKMIVDEVAGFREYVRKPLEEQERIYQEEQQREEQVNQTSLQQQQQHSDFERTQQNFQIQSPQETIQESPGIMSPRATFASPEATPQVDLHEHPSMQGSLRTPTGAYSNDPDIPPRPEEATDDGEMDLEHDLVFGAERYN, from the coding sequence ATGAATGGAAGTCTAGATCAATATCACGTTTTCCGCGTATTTCAGCAGaattttattgttgataAGCGGTTTCAACTGATTAAAGGTCTAGGCCAGGGTGCATATGGTATTGTTTGCTCTGCAAAGTACTTAGACGGAGACGAGGGGGAAGATAAAGTGGCTATTAAAAAGATCACAAACATTTTTAGCAAGAAGATTCTCTGTAAAAGAGCGCTTAGAGAAATCAAACTTCTACGCCATTTTCGTGGGcataaaaatattacttGTTTATACGATCTAGATATTGTTCCAGATGCAAACGGGAACTTCAATGAAGTTTACTTATACGAGGAGTTGATGGAGTGTGATATGCACCAAATCATACGCTCAGGACAACCTTTAACAGACGCACATTTTCAATCCTTTATTTACCAAACACTATGTGGAttgaaatatatacattCGGCAGATGTTCTTCATAGAGATTTGAAGCCTGGAAACTTACTTGTTAATGCCGACTGTGAGTTAAAGATTTGTGATTTTGGGCTTGCGAGAGGTTATTCCAGTGATCCAACCAAAAATAATGGCTTCATGACAGAATATGTTGCAACCAGATGGTACCGTGCTCCTGAAATTATCTTAAGTTTTCAAGGATACACGAAAGCTATTGATATGTGGTCTGCGGGATGTATTTTGGCAGAACTACTTGGAAGGCGTACAATTTTTAAAGGAAAGGACTATGTTGATCAGCTAAATCAAATACTGAGGGTTTTGGGCACACCTGATGAGAAAACCATagaaaatatcaaatcACCAAGGGCGAGGGCGTATATTCGGTCTCTACCTTATATGCCAAGAATTCCATTTGAAACTCTCTATCCAGATGCATCCCCTCTAGCTTTAGATCTTTTGAGCAAACTTTTAACCCTGGATCCAAAGACAAGAATTACAGCCGAGCAAGCATTAGAGCACCCTTACTTGGAAGTATGGCATGATCCAAACGACGAACCTGTTTGTCCACGTAAATTTGACTTTTCATTTGAGTCTGTGGATGATATTCATgatatgaagaagatgatagTGGATGAAGTTGCAGGATTTAGAGAATATGTCAGAAAACCATTGGAGGAACAGGAGCGAATATATCAAGAGGAACAACAAAGAGAGGAACAAGTTAACCAGACAAGTTtacagcaacagcaacaacatTCGGACTTTGAAAGAACGCAACAGAACTTTCAGATTCAATCTCCTCAGGAAACTATCCAGGAGTCACCTGGAATCATGTCTCCAAGAGCCACATTTGCTTCGCCGGAAGCTACACCTCAGGTAGATTTACACGAACATCCATCAATGCAAGGATCATTACGGACACCAACTGGTGCATATTCAAATGACCCAGATATACCACCAAGACCAGAAGAAGCCACCGATGATGGCGAAATGGATCTAGAGCATGATTTAGTATTTGGAGCCGAAAGATATAACTGA
- a CDS encoding uncharacterized protein (MEROPS:MER0000405), whose amino-acid sequence MEEKVVERESAWSWGPHNSVFTSLSTISIVCLLLIYGSSLLISQVTVFYKNSHGMKEFDSLSNRLFPQKHTSIEGKVPLTFKSVRAGTFKPETKEIQWLETSVSKTNDTGDFVVTKGSKYFLKNVQDPEFSKLLYDGSEIVYDDKKYKIEDVVFSNDLKHVLLVCDKIHNWRHSFFASYFIYNIETKTTQSLYDKNNELNEKIALAKWSPDSKKIAFVLENNVYIKNISDFIHPTLTQVTHDGGKEIFYGKPDWVYEEEVFESDTALWWSPNSEFLSMLRCNDTQVPTYPIPYFVQDDEKYKNSSYPELREIKYPKAGYPNPVVDFLVYDMSAEEVKYIDQDDDFYHDKDIPNDTRLITEMVWVGDQQVLVRTTNRVSDILKIFIVDVTGSKLNSTLTRSEDLRKKNSWFEIEHNTLYIPKAETRPEEGYIDVLEVDGYDHLAYFSPPTAATPKAYLTRGDWEVVGGPRAFDYITNKVYFISTEKSSMERHLYSVGLDGKDKTNVTDVSKEGVYSASFSKGSRYLLLNYNGPDVPYQNLIDLHTMKVDSFETNEKLKGVLEKYIVPKVIYGELNLGDGVKANYKQTFPLNFNPSHKYPLLFFVYGGPGSQLVVKTFGQPFSSVIASELDAVVVTVDGRGTGFKGKQFRNVVKNNLSHYEVIDQIAAGNIFISKPYIDPERTAIWGWSYGGFMTLKTLEKDQGNVFKYGMAVAPVTNWMFYDSIYTERYMNTPQNNPNYKNGSVHDVEGFKSVKRFLLMHGTGDDNVHLQNSLKFLDMLDQAGVENYDVHVFPDSDHSISYHNANTIVYDKLFIWLKLAFAGVYDEIYEPVRIDNYGPIDPDLHVL is encoded by the coding sequence atggaagaaaaagttgtTGAAAGAGAATCAGCGTGGAGTTGGGGACCTCATAATAGCGTCTTCACTTCACTCTCAACAATTTCAATCGtttgtcttcttttaaTCTATGGTTCTAGTCTTCTCATAAGTCAGGTTACAGTATTCTATAAAAATTCTCACGGTATGAAAGAATTTGATAGTTTGTCCAACAGGCTTTTTCCACAAAAGCACACAAGTATTGAAGGCAAGGTTCCGTTAACTTTTAAGAGTGTTAGAGCAGGTACCTTTAAACCTGAGACTAAAGAAATACAGTGGTTAGAGACATCTGTCTCTAAAACCAATGATACGGGTGACTTTGTTGTCACTAAAGGATCGAAAtactttttaaaaaatgtGCAAGATCCAGAGTTTTCTAAACTGTTATATGATGGTTCGGAGATCGTttatgatgataaaaagtATAAGATTGAGGATGTCGTCTTCAGTAATGATTTGAAGCATGTTCTTTTGGTGTGCGACAAAATTCACAACTGGAGACATTCGTTCTTCGCATCctatttcatttataaTATCGAGACGAAAACTACGCAGTCATTGtatgataaaaataacGAATTGAATGAGAAAATTGCTTTGGCCAAATGGTCTCCTGATTCCAAGAAGATTGCATTTGTGCTTGAGAACAACGTGTATATTAAGAATATTTCCGATTTTATTCATCCAACTTTGACGCAAGTTACCCATGATGGGGGAAAAGAGATTTTCTATGGCAAGCCAGACTGGGTATATGAAGAGGAAGTTTTCGAAAGTGATACCGCTCTCTGGTGGTCCCCAAATTCTGAGTTTTTATCTATGTTACGTTGCAATGATACGCAAGTGCCAACTTACCCGATACCATATTTTGTCCAGGATGATGAGAAGTACAAAAATTCCTCGTATCCAGAGTTACGAGAGATTAAGTATCCGAAGGCCGGTTATCCAAATCCAGTTGTTGACTTCTTGGTTTACGATATGTCTGCTGAGGAAGTTAAATATATCGACcaggatgatgatttttATCATGACAAGGATATTCCAAATGATACCAGACTTATTACAGAAATGGTTTGGGTCGGAGACCAGCAAGTTCTAGTGAGAACCACAAATCGTGTCTCTGatatcttgaaaattttcataGTTGATGTTACTGGTTCAAAACTGAACAGTACATTGACTCGCTCGGAAGACTTACGGAAGAAGAATAGTTGGTTTGAAATTGAACACAATACCCTCTATATTCCAAAGGCCGAAACACGGCCAGAAGAAGGATATATTGATGTTCTTGAGGTCGATGGCTATGATCACTTAGCTTACTTCTCGCCACCTACTGCCGCGACACCAAAAGCTTATCTAACTAGAGGTGATTGGGAGGTTGTTGGTGGACCACGAGCATTTGATTACATCACTAACAAGGTTTACTTTATATCAACAGAAAAATCTTCAATGGAAAGACACCTTTATTCTGTCGGTTTAGatggaaaagataaaacaaATGTCACGGATGTTTCTAAGGAGGGTGTTTATTCTGCATCGTTTTCCAAGGGTTCTCGCTATTTACTATTGAATTACAACGGTCCGGATGTTCCATATCAAAATTTGATTGACCTCCACACAATGAAAGTTGACTCATTTGAGACaaatgaaaagttgaaaggCGTTCTTGAAAAGTATATCGTTCCAAAAGTTATTTATGGTGAGTTGAATTTGGGTGATGGTGTGAAAGCTAATTACAAGCAGACTTTTCCATTGAATTTTAATCCTTCTCATAAGTATCCACTACTCTTTTTCGTTTATGGAGGCCCGGGTTCCCAGTTGGTTGTAAAAACTTTTGGGCAGCCTTTTTCATCTGTGATTGCGTCAGAACTAGACGCTGTTGTTGTTACCGTTGATGGTAGAGGAACTGGCTTTAAAGGCAAACAATTCAGAAATGTTGTGAAAAATAATCTTTCTCATTATGAGGTTATTGATCAGATCGCAGCTGGaaacatttttatttccaagcCATATATTGATCCCGAGAGAACAGCCATTTGGGGCTGGTCTTATGGAGGGTTCATGACTTTGAAAACTTTGGAAAAAGATCAGGGGAATGTTTTCAAGTATGGTATGGCTGTTGCACCTGTTACAAACTGGATGTTTTATGATTCCATTTACACTGAGCGTTATATGAATACACCTCAGAACAATCCAAACTATAAAAATGGTTCTGTTCATGACGTTGAAGGTTTTAAATCAGTGAAGAGATTTTTGCTTATGCATGGTACTGGTGATGATAATGTTCATCTACAGAACAGTTTAAAGTTCTTGGATATGCTCGACCAAGCAGGTGTAGAGAATTATGATGTGCATGTCTTTCCAGATAGCGACCACTCTATCAGCTATCACAATGCAAACACTATCGTGTATGATAAATTGTTCATTTGGTTAAAACTTGCCTTTGCAGGTGTTTATGATGAGATTTATGAGCCTGTCAGAATTGACAATTACGGGCCAATCGATCCCGATCTCCATGTTTTGTGA